From one Chloroflexota bacterium genomic stretch:
- a CDS encoding NADH-quinone oxidoreductase subunit L, with the protein MADSLSLAWLIPLLPFAAFAIVGLFTQRKGELSSWLVIAATAVSCAISWMIFSQVHGGAASAAHPWERSIPWLALSVNTVLPFGIIIDPLTSMMLVVVTSVALLVQIYSRGYLWEPEAEHHDEHGDGHGDGHGGHGDGHGGDGDGHGDAHHAPSQAGPPPPLVRDPNYGRFFGYLGLFTAAMLGLVLANNLLVIYMFWEGVGLGSYLLIGFWYNRRHQTGSFINREGREIPILSGPAPAAMKAFVTTRLGDFGFLLGILWLWWHADTLEFTRLIEMAEHGELTSGILGVGCILLFTGAVGKSAQFPLHVWLPDAMEGPTPVSALIHAATMVAAGVYLVGRTFPLFEHAPAAMITVAFIGGFTAIFAASMGLVSTDIKRVMAFSTVSQLGYMMLAMGSYSEAAGAFHLFTHAFFKALLFLTAGSVIYALHRAGAPHVGYVETPNGRAQVVPAQDMRVMGGLFSRMPITAWTMIIAALSLAGIPPLSGFWSKDEILLVTLHSAERYGGVYWVLLGFALITVFMTAFYMFRVIFLTFGGTFRGSMDPRYIKESPLTMTLPLLILAVPSVLVGLWGAPQLGNGFAHFLEGDEFHGSEMNVGLAAIGTVLALAGIATAWAMYSAKSISAEALAARFRPVYVALFNRYWFDELYGWILDKFVVGVAMGMSWFDRNVVDGVVNGVGKGTTVAGDWLRDLQTGRIPSYALAVAGGLVIIAFWAVFFGIR; encoded by the coding sequence ATGGCTGATTCCCTGTCGCTCGCCTGGTTGATCCCGCTGCTGCCATTCGCAGCCTTCGCGATTGTCGGGCTGTTCACCCAGCGCAAGGGTGAGCTGTCCAGTTGGCTCGTGATCGCGGCGACGGCCGTCTCCTGCGCGATCTCCTGGATGATCTTCTCCCAGGTTCACGGCGGGGCCGCATCGGCCGCGCACCCCTGGGAGCGCAGCATCCCGTGGTTGGCGCTCTCCGTCAACACGGTGCTGCCGTTCGGCATCATCATCGACCCGCTCACGTCCATGATGCTGGTCGTCGTCACGTCGGTGGCGCTGCTGGTGCAGATCTACTCCCGAGGCTATCTCTGGGAGCCTGAGGCTGAGCACCACGACGAGCATGGTGACGGCCACGGTGATGGGCACGGCGGCCACGGCGATGGGCACGGCGGCGATGGCGATGGGCACGGCGACGCGCATCATGCGCCGTCGCAGGCCGGACCGCCCCCGCCGCTGGTCCGCGATCCGAACTACGGCCGCTTCTTCGGGTATCTCGGCCTGTTCACGGCGGCGATGCTCGGGCTGGTGCTCGCCAACAACCTCCTGGTTATCTACATGTTCTGGGAGGGCGTGGGCCTCGGGTCGTACCTGCTGATCGGCTTCTGGTACAACCGCCGCCACCAGACGGGCAGCTTCATCAACCGTGAGGGACGGGAGATTCCGATCCTCAGCGGCCCGGCCCCGGCGGCCATGAAGGCGTTCGTCACGACGCGCCTCGGCGACTTCGGCTTCCTGCTGGGCATCCTCTGGCTCTGGTGGCACGCGGACACGCTCGAGTTCACCAGGCTGATCGAGATGGCCGAGCACGGCGAGCTGACCTCGGGCATCCTGGGGGTGGGCTGTATCCTCCTGTTCACGGGTGCGGTCGGCAAGTCGGCGCAGTTCCCGCTGCACGTCTGGCTGCCAGACGCCATGGAAGGCCCGACACCGGTCTCGGCCCTGATCCACGCCGCCACGATGGTCGCGGCGGGCGTGTACCTGGTCGGGCGGACGTTCCCGCTCTTCGAGCATGCGCCGGCCGCGATGATCACGGTGGCGTTCATCGGCGGCTTCACGGCGATCTTCGCCGCCTCGATGGGCCTCGTCTCGACCGACATCAAGCGCGTGATGGCCTTCTCGACGGTCAGCCAGCTTGGCTACATGATGCTGGCAATGGGCTCGTACAGCGAGGCGGCTGGGGCCTTCCACCTCTTCACCCACGCCTTCTTCAAGGCGCTCCTCTTCCTGACGGCTGGCAGCGTGATCTACGCGCTGCACCGGGCGGGCGCGCCACACGTCGGGTACGTGGAGACGCCGAACGGCCGGGCGCAGGTGGTTCCCGCCCAGGACATGCGGGTGATGGGCGGCCTCTTCAGCCGCATGCCGATCACCGCCTGGACGATGATCATCGCGGCGCTCTCGCTGGCTGGCATCCCGCCGCTCTCCGGCTTCTGGAGCAAGGACGAGATCCTGCTGGTGACGCTCCACTCGGCGGAGAGGTACGGCGGCGTCTACTGGGTGCTGCTCGGCTTCGCCCTGATCACCGTCTTCATGACGGCTTTCTACATGTTCCGCGTGATCTTCCTGACCTTCGGCGGGACGTTCCGTGGCAGCATGGACCCGCGGTACATCAAGGAATCGCCGCTGACGATGACGCTGCCGCTGCTGATCCTGGCGGTGCCCTCGGTCCTCGTCGGGCTGTGGGGAGCGCCGCAGCTTGGGAACGGCTTCGCGCACTTCCTTGAGGGCGACGAGTTCCACGGCTCGGAGATGAACGTCGGGCTGGCGGCCATCGGAACGGTGTTGGCGCTGGCCGGCATTGCGACGGCCTGGGCGATGTACTCGGCGAAGTCGATCTCGGCCGAGGCGCTGGCGGCCCGCTTCCGACCGGTCTACGTGGCGCTGTTCAACCGCTACTGGTTCGACGAGCTGTACGGCTGGATCCTGGACAAGTTCGTCGTCGGCGTGGCGATGGGCATGAGCTGGTTTGACCGCAACGTCGTGGACGGGGTGGTCAACGGGGTCGGCAAGGGCACGACCGTCGCAGGGGACTGGCTGCGCGATCTCCAGACGGGCAGGATCCCCTCCTACGCCCTCGCGGTGGCTGGCGGCCTCGTCATCATCGCGTTCTGGGCCGTCTTCTTCGGTATCCGGTAG
- the nuoK gene encoding NADH-quinone oxidoreductase subunit NuoK codes for MGLQHFLVLSAILFSIGMYGALSRTNAVGILLSIELMLNAVNVMMVAFACYVQPAPGGADLAGQLFAIFIMTVAAAEAAVGLAIVITVYRLRHTIQVDEIDLLKG; via the coding sequence ATCGGCCTGCAGCACTTCCTGGTGCTGTCGGCGATCCTTTTCTCCATCGGGATGTATGGCGCGCTTTCACGCACCAACGCCGTCGGGATCCTTCTCTCGATTGAGCTGATGCTGAACGCCGTCAACGTCATGATGGTGGCGTTCGCCTGCTACGTGCAGCCCGCTCCGGGCGGCGCGGACCTCGCAGGTCAGCTCTTCGCGATCTTCATCATGACCGTGGCCGCTGCCGAGGCGGCGGTCGGGCTGGCGATCGTGATTACCGTTTACCGCCTGCGGCACACCATCCAGGTCGACGAGATCGACCTGCTGAAGGGATAG
- a CDS encoding NADH-quinone oxidoreductase subunit J produces the protein MSATDVFVAIAFYVTAAAMLLGAVGMVMNRDMIRSAMLLVLVLSGVAVMYVLLSADFLAIAQLLVYVGAIMILMLFAIMLTPNQIDLAGGSAQGQRISAALTALAVAALSISVVVTHRWNLRPSPLNMETAEKIGNLLLTTYVLPFWIASVLLTVGLVGAIVIAREE, from the coding sequence GTGTCAGCGACTGACGTCTTCGTCGCGATCGCGTTCTACGTGACGGCTGCCGCCATGCTCCTTGGCGCAGTCGGCATGGTGATGAACCGCGACATGATTCGCAGTGCGATGCTGCTGGTCCTCGTCCTCTCGGGCGTGGCCGTCATGTACGTGCTGCTCTCGGCCGACTTCCTGGCCATCGCCCAATTGCTGGTCTACGTCGGCGCGATCATGATCCTGATGCTCTTCGCGATCATGCTCACGCCGAACCAGATTGACCTTGCGGGCGGTTCGGCCCAGGGCCAGCGGATCAGCGCCGCGCTCACCGCGCTGGCAGTGGCTGCGCTGTCGATCAGCGTGGTGGTCACCCACCGCTGGAATCTCCGACCATCTCCCCTGAACATGGAGACGGCCGAGAAGATCGGCAACCTGCTCTTGACGACCTACGTTCTGCCGTTCTGGATCGCGTCGGTCTTGCTGACCGTCGGGCTGGTCGGCGCAATCGTCATCGCTCGGGAGGAATAG
- a CDS encoding NADH-quinone oxidoreductase subunit I has product MYGAGIAKGMMTTLWHFFFAKSVTLQYPEERLELPPWTRGRPRLIYDVDSGDLRCTACGACALACPVDVIKIEQHPAVGKGKVLDRFDLDMGGCIECALCVEACPFRAIVMAPDFEFGAYDREKSLVFNMHELRIAGTPEVDSAMEFIQGVKRGRSAQAGASPAPAGAAKAPAAAGRAPAAAGAKAPAAAAAKAAPATAPAAAAAAAPAAAPAGGGQMTAAQQKASSVTGPLGFTSDMAGLAPSDRAKIYKERAAAAGIGRPAPKE; this is encoded by the coding sequence ATGTACGGAGCTGGCATTGCCAAGGGGATGATGACCACCCTCTGGCACTTCTTCTTTGCAAAATCGGTGACGCTCCAGTATCCCGAGGAGCGGCTCGAGCTGCCCCCCTGGACCCGTGGCCGCCCGCGCCTGATCTACGACGTGGACTCCGGCGACCTGCGCTGTACGGCCTGCGGCGCCTGCGCGCTGGCCTGCCCGGTTGACGTCATCAAGATCGAGCAGCACCCGGCCGTCGGGAAGGGCAAGGTGCTGGATCGGTTCGACCTCGATATGGGCGGCTGCATCGAGTGCGCCCTCTGCGTCGAGGCCTGCCCGTTCCGTGCCATCGTGATGGCCCCCGACTTCGAGTTCGGCGCGTACGACCGCGAGAAGTCGCTGGTCTTCAACATGCACGAGCTGCGCATCGCGGGGACGCCCGAGGTTGACTCGGCGATGGAGTTCATCCAGGGCGTCAAGCGCGGACGCAGCGCGCAGGCGGGTGCGAGTCCGGCCCCGGCCGGCGCTGCGAAGGCCCCGGCTGCGGCCGGGCGCGCTCCGGCAGCCGCCGGCGCGAAGGCGCCGGCCGCTGCCGCCGCCAAGGCTGCGCCGGCGACGGCCCCTGCTGCCGCCGCTGCTGCTGCCCCGGCCGCTGCTCCCGCTGGTGGTGGCCAGATGACCGCCGCCCAGCAGAAGGCGTCGTCCGTGACTGGCCCGCTCGGGTTCACGTCGGACATGGCCGGGCTGGCCCCGTCGGACCGGGCCAAGATCTACAAAGAGCGCGCGGCTGCCGCTGGCATCGGCCGGCCGGCCCCGAAGGAGTAG
- the nuoH gene encoding NADH-quinone oxidoreductase subunit NuoH: MPGWLASMLMAVIGAGVLAGVVSGAVILLVWMERKIIARMQDRSGPNRVGPFGLLQTVADAIKLLSKEDIVPARVDKVLWALSPIIVLAAALMAWAVIPWSPGVAPSNLNVGVLFVSAMGSMPVIGVIMAGWGSNNKYALLGGMRSAAQLVSYEIPGILAALVPVMLAGTMSMTGVVLAQELPTRLGGIHNWWFVFTPWGFLAFIIFLIAGIAETNRTPFDLIEAESELAAGFHTEYSGMRFALFFLAEYANVFAVSAIGATLFLGGWAGPIPFVPSVGPGILFFLGKTMFLVFVFMWIRSTLPRLRYDQLMNFAWKRLLPAGLIVVGITACWITLSNMLLPGVR, translated from the coding sequence TTGCCTGGCTGGCTCGCCAGCATGCTGATGGCCGTGATCGGGGCTGGCGTGCTGGCCGGCGTCGTCTCGGGCGCGGTCATCCTGCTGGTCTGGATGGAGCGCAAGATCATCGCGCGGATGCAGGACCGCTCCGGTCCGAACCGCGTCGGCCCATTCGGCCTTCTGCAGACCGTCGCCGATGCGATCAAGCTGCTCTCCAAAGAGGACATCGTGCCGGCCCGGGTGGACAAGGTCCTCTGGGCCCTCTCGCCGATCATCGTGCTGGCCGCCGCGCTGATGGCCTGGGCTGTCATCCCATGGTCGCCGGGCGTGGCGCCCTCCAACCTGAACGTTGGCGTCCTCTTTGTCTCGGCCATGGGCAGCATGCCGGTGATCGGCGTGATCATGGCGGGCTGGGGCTCGAACAACAAGTACGCGCTGCTCGGCGGTATGCGCTCGGCGGCGCAGCTGGTGAGCTACGAGATCCCGGGCATCCTGGCGGCGCTGGTGCCGGTGATGCTGGCCGGCACGATGTCGATGACGGGCGTCGTCCTGGCGCAAGAGCTTCCGACGCGCCTCGGCGGCATCCATAACTGGTGGTTCGTCTTCACGCCATGGGGCTTCCTGGCCTTCATCATCTTCCTGATCGCTGGCATCGCCGAGACGAACCGCACGCCGTTCGACCTGATCGAGGCCGAGTCCGAGCTGGCCGCTGGCTTCCACACCGAGTACAGCGGCATGCGGTTCGCCCTCTTCTTCCTGGCCGAGTACGCGAACGTCTTCGCGGTCTCGGCCATCGGCGCGACGCTCTTCCTGGGCGGCTGGGCCGGCCCGATCCCGTTCGTGCCGTCGGTCGGGCCGGGGATCCTCTTCTTCCTCGGCAAGACCATGTTCCTGGTCTTCGTCTTCATGTGGATTCGCTCCACGCTGCCGCGCTTGCGGTACGACCAGTTGATGAACTTCGCCTGGAAGCGCCTGCTGCCGGCCGGGTTGATCGTCGTCGGTATCACCGCCTGCTGGATCACCCTGTCCAACATGCTCCTGCCGGGGGTGAGGTAA
- a CDS encoding NADH-quinone oxidoreductase subunit D, which produces MLESDSPNEMTLNMGPQHPSTHGVFRLIMQLDGETVVGVKPVMGYLHRSTEKLGEARTYVQGTTLTDRMDYLSPMTTNWAYALAIERLAGLEVPERAEYIRVIVSELSRIASHQVAIGTFGADVGTWFTPLVYCFREREEILDLFMLCAGVRMNPSYIRFGGVARDLTDEFLARCQVFIEKMPEKIDEYESLLTTNEIFMARTKGIGLLPPDLCREYSITGPIARASGVAYDVRRAEPYGIYDRFDWEVPVRFGGDAYDRYLVRVAEMRESVKIVRQALRDIPPGDIRGRMPKILRPPKGEAYGRIEGPKGEIGFYLISDGSTSPYRYKVRAPSYINLGVLGQLTIGHKVADAVVILGSFDIVMGEVDR; this is translated from the coding sequence ATCCTCGAATCGGACTCTCCCAATGAGATGACGCTCAACATGGGGCCGCAGCACCCCTCGACCCACGGGGTGTTCCGCCTCATCATGCAGCTGGACGGCGAGACGGTCGTCGGGGTGAAGCCCGTGATGGGCTACCTCCACCGCTCCACCGAGAAGCTCGGGGAGGCCCGCACCTACGTGCAGGGCACCACCCTGACCGACCGGATGGATTACCTCTCGCCGATGACGACGAACTGGGCCTACGCCCTGGCTATCGAGCGCCTGGCCGGCCTCGAAGTGCCCGAGCGCGCCGAGTACATCCGCGTCATCGTGTCCGAGCTGAGCCGCATCGCCAGCCATCAGGTTGCCATCGGCACCTTCGGCGCGGACGTCGGCACCTGGTTCACCCCGCTTGTCTACTGCTTCCGCGAGCGCGAGGAGATCCTCGATCTCTTCATGCTCTGCGCGGGCGTCCGGATGAACCCGAGCTACATCCGCTTCGGCGGCGTAGCGCGTGACCTGACCGACGAGTTCCTGGCGCGGTGCCAGGTGTTCATCGAGAAGATGCCCGAGAAGATCGACGAGTACGAGTCGCTCCTGACCACGAACGAGATCTTCATGGCGCGCACCAAGGGCATCGGGCTGCTGCCGCCGGACCTGTGCCGCGAGTACAGCATCACCGGCCCCATCGCGCGGGCCAGCGGCGTCGCCTACGACGTCCGCCGCGCCGAGCCGTACGGCATCTACGACCGCTTCGACTGGGAAGTGCCGGTCCGCTTCGGCGGCGACGCCTACGACCGCTACCTCGTGCGGGTGGCCGAGATGCGCGAGAGCGTCAAGATCGTCCGTCAGGCCCTGCGGGATATCCCCCCCGGCGACATCCGGGGCCGCATGCCGAAGATCCTGCGCCCGCCAAAGGGCGAGGCCTACGGGCGCATCGAGGGGCCGAAGGGCGAGATCGGGTTCTACCTCATCAGCGACGGCTCGACCTCGCCGTACCGCTACAAGGTGCGCGCCCCGAGCTACATCAATCTCGGCGTGCTCGGGCAGTTGACCATCGGCCACAAGGTGGCCGACGCGGTGGTCATCCTGGGCAGCTTCGACATTGTTATGGGTGAAGTCGACCGATGA